A single window of Vigna unguiculata cultivar IT97K-499-35 chromosome 1, ASM411807v1, whole genome shotgun sequence DNA harbors:
- the LOC114181110 gene encoding tryptophan synthase alpha chain-like isoform X2 — translation MRTMEVPGLSETFTRLRKEGKVAFIPYITAGDPDLSTTAEALKVLDSCGSDIIELGVPYSDPLADGPVIQAAATRSLAKGTNFNAIISMLKEVVPELSCPIALFTYYNPILKRGTEKFMSIVRETGVHGLVVPDVPLEETETLRVEAKKNGIELVLLTTPTTPKDRMKAIVDAAEGFVYLVSSVGVTGARSSVSGNVQSLLQEIKEATTKPVAVGFGISKPEHVKQVAGWGADGVIVGSAMVKVLGEAKSPQEGLKELEAFARTLKEALP, via the exons ATGAGGACCATGGAAGTTCCGGGACTCTCTGAAACATTCACCAGACtgagaaaagaaggaaaa GTGGCTTTCATACCATATATTACAGCCGGTGATCCTGACCTTTCAACCACAGCAGAAGCACTGAAAGTGCTTGATTCATGCGGGTCTGACATAATTGAGCTAGGTGTTCCATATTCTGATCCCTTGGCAGATGGTCCTGTTATCCAG GCTGCTGCTACAAGATCTCTTGCAAAGGGGACCAATTTCAATGCAATCATTTCTATGTTGAAGGAG GTTGTTCCGGAATTGTCATGTCCAATTGCACTGTTTACATATTACAATCCAATACTGAAGCGTGGTACTGAGAAATTTATGTCTATTGTAAGAGAAACTGGCGTACATG GGCTCGTGGTCCCGGATGTCCCTCTGGAGGAGACGGAGACTTTAAGGGTGGAGGCTAAGAAAAATGGAATTGAACTG GTACTCCTCACAACACCCACCACTCCAAAAGACCGAATGAAGGCCATTGTTGATGCAGCAGAAGGATTTGTGTACCTT GTGAGCTCGGTGGGGGTCACAGGAGCCCGATCATCAGTTAGTGGTAATGTTCAGTCTCTTCTGCAGGAAATTAAAGAG GCAACAACTAAACCCGTTGCtgttggttttggaatatcaaagcCCGAGCATGTTAAACAG GTAGCAGGATGGGGAGCTGATGGTGTGATTGTTGGCAGTGCTATGGTGAAGGTGCTTGGAGAAGCCAAATCTCCTCAAGAGGGATTGAAAGAGCTGGAAGCTTTTGCCCGCACCTTAAAGGAGGCACTTCCTTAA
- the LOC114181125 gene encoding transcription factor UNE12-like: MANNPSDTPADDFLEQILGLPTFASGDSGLAAADVGLSGTTSPAPMMLQLNSADPNAHLTGAAFHAPVYQLGLSLDQGKGGFMKPEEASASGKRYRDDVVDGRAKNVFHGQPMPTTMPSAPHPPAIRPRVRARRGQATDPHSIAERLRRERIAERIRALQELVPSVNKTDRAAMLDEIVDYVKFLRLQVKVLSMSRLGGAGAVAPLVTDIPLSSVEEEGGEGARNRPAWDKLSNDGTERQVAKLMEENVGAAMQFLQSKALCIMPISLASAIYQSQPPDSSSIVKPETNPPS; the protein is encoded by the exons ATGGCGAATAACCCTTCCGACACTCCCGCAGACGATTTCCTTGAACAAATTCTCGGCCTCCCGACCTTCGCTTCTGGAGACTCAGGCCTCGCTGCAGCCGATGTTGGACTCTCCGGTACTACTTCTCCGGCTCCGATGATGCTGCAGCTCAACTCTGCCGACCCCAACGCTCACCTCACCGGCGCCGCCTTCCACGCGCCGGTCTATCAGTTAGGTCTTAGCTTGGACCAAGGCAAAGGAGGGTTCATGAAGCCCGAGGAAGCCTCCGCTAGTGGAAAGCGCTATCGCGACGACGTGGTTGATGGTAGAGCTAAGAAT GTTTTTCATGGGCAACCCATGCCTACTACGATGCCCTCTGCTCCACATCCTCCAGCAATACGCCCTAGGGTGCGGGCAAGGAGAGGACAGGCTACAGATCCACACAGCATAGCTGAACGG TTGCGCAGAGAAAGAATAGCAGAAAGAATCAGGGCGTTGCAAGAACTTGTTCCTAGTGTCAATAAG ACGGACAGAGCTGCCATGTTAGATGAAATCGTCGATTATGTCAAGTTCCTAAGGCTTCAAGTGAAG GTTTTGAGCATGAGTAGATTGGGTGGAGCGGGTGCAGTGGCACCACTGGTAACTGACATACCGTTATCATCAGTTGAG GAAGAAGGTGGTGAAGGTGCGAGAAACCGACCAGCATGGGACaagttgtcaaatgatggaacaGAAAGACAAGTAGCGAAACTTATGGAAGAAAACGTTGGGGCTGCCATGCAGTTTCTTCAATCAAAGGCTCTCTGCATCATGCCCATCTCACTAGCATCGGCAATTTATCAGTCACAACCACCAGACTCTTCTAGTATAGTGAAGCCTGAAACTAATCCTCCTTCATAG
- the LOC114185340 gene encoding uncharacterized protein LOC114185340, producing MPFTMKIQPIDSPVHEEAIRLEPVKPVMKSRLKRLLERQFSGVLRNSAAEKIVAEELPRSGKDGFADFEPSSACLAKMVQSFMEENHEKHSAAVKCARNRYNSFEDSSDAETQAFGSFSDSSYSSSGETQEILKGLVACASVYERNLLADTTKIIEKNKATCKRKDGCCRKIVTEGLLALGYDASVCKSRWEKSTFCPAGEYEYIDVIMGKERVVVDVDFRSEFEIARPTKTYKAILHTLPYVFVGTCDRLQSIVAIASEAAKLSLKKRCMHVPPWRKAEYVKAKWLSPYTCSRGVKEETEEKKQLAEALLLTAAACETSREDDEKSKSKLVVQKPLEIKPKSSQSGLAAVFHEKP from the exons ATGCCTTTCACAATGAAGATTCAGCCAATTGATTCGCCCGTTCACGAGGAGGCCATTCGGCTTGAGCCGGTGAAGCCAGTGATGAAGTCGCGGCTGAAGCGACTCTTGGAGCGCCAGTTCTCTGGCGTCCTCCGCAATTCGGCGGCAGAGAAGATCGTGGCCGAGGAGCTGCCGCGTTCCGGCAAAGATGGTTTCGCTGATTTCGAACCTAGCTCAGCGTGTCTGGCGAAGATGGTGCAGAGTTTCATGGAGGAGAATCACGAGAAGCATTCCGCTGCCGTGAAATGCGCGCGTAACCGCTACAACAGCTTCGAGGATAGCTCTGACGCCGAAACGCAAGCGTTTGGTAGTTTTAGCGACTCGAGTTATTCTTCCTCTGGTGAAACACAGGAAATCCTCAAG GGTTTGGTGGCATGTGCGAGTGTGTATGAGAGGAATTTGCTAGCGGACACTACAAAGATCATTGAGAAGAACAAGGCAACGTGCAAACGCAAGGACGGTTGTTGCAGAAAGATCGTCACTGAAGGGTTGTTGGCTCTCGGATACGACGCTTCTGTATGCAAATCTCGCTGGGAAAAATCAACGTTTTGCCCTGCCG GTGAATATGAATACATTGATGTGATAATGGGAAAGGAGCGGGTGGTGGTTGACGTTGACTTCAGATCAGAATTCGAGATTGCTCGACCCACCAAGACATACAAAGCGATCCTCCATACTCTTCCTTACGTGTTCGTCGGCACGTGCGACCGGTTGCAGAGCATCGTGGCAATCGCTTCGGAGGCGGCGAAACTGAGTCTGAAGAAAAGGTGCATGCATGTTCCGCCGTGGAGAAAAGCGGAATACGTCAAAGCCAAATGGCTCTCCCCCTACACATGCTCGCGTGGAGTCAAAGAGGAGACCGAAGAGAAAAAGCAGCTTGCGGAAGCGTTGTTGTTAACTGCTGCTGCATGCGAAACTTCCcgtgaagatgatgaaaaatCAAAGTCAAAATTGGTGGTTCAGAAGCCACTGGAGATAAAACCAAAGAGCTCACAGTCCGGTTTGGCAGCTGTGTTCCATGAAAAaccgtga
- the LOC114181110 gene encoding tryptophan synthase alpha chain-like isoform X1 — protein MALALKSSCFLQLKKPEVGFHVCFSSKKALISVKRYTPVAAMRTMEVPGLSETFTRLRKEGKVAFIPYITAGDPDLSTTAEALKVLDSCGSDIIELGVPYSDPLADGPVIQAAATRSLAKGTNFNAIISMLKEVVPELSCPIALFTYYNPILKRGTEKFMSIVRETGVHGLVVPDVPLEETETLRVEAKKNGIELVLLTTPTTPKDRMKAIVDAAEGFVYLVSSVGVTGARSSVSGNVQSLLQEIKEATTKPVAVGFGISKPEHVKQVAGWGADGVIVGSAMVKVLGEAKSPQEGLKELEAFARTLKEALP, from the exons atggCTCTTGCACTCAAGTCAAGTTGCTTCTTGCAATTGAAGAAACCTGAGGTCGGTTTCCATGTTTGTTTTTCCTCTAAGAAGGCTTTAATCTCTGTGAAGAGATACACTCCGGTGGCTGCTATGAGGACCATGGAAGTTCCGGGACTCTCTGAAACATTCACCAGACtgagaaaagaaggaaaa GTGGCTTTCATACCATATATTACAGCCGGTGATCCTGACCTTTCAACCACAGCAGAAGCACTGAAAGTGCTTGATTCATGCGGGTCTGACATAATTGAGCTAGGTGTTCCATATTCTGATCCCTTGGCAGATGGTCCTGTTATCCAG GCTGCTGCTACAAGATCTCTTGCAAAGGGGACCAATTTCAATGCAATCATTTCTATGTTGAAGGAG GTTGTTCCGGAATTGTCATGTCCAATTGCACTGTTTACATATTACAATCCAATACTGAAGCGTGGTACTGAGAAATTTATGTCTATTGTAAGAGAAACTGGCGTACATG GGCTCGTGGTCCCGGATGTCCCTCTGGAGGAGACGGAGACTTTAAGGGTGGAGGCTAAGAAAAATGGAATTGAACTG GTACTCCTCACAACACCCACCACTCCAAAAGACCGAATGAAGGCCATTGTTGATGCAGCAGAAGGATTTGTGTACCTT GTGAGCTCGGTGGGGGTCACAGGAGCCCGATCATCAGTTAGTGGTAATGTTCAGTCTCTTCTGCAGGAAATTAAAGAG GCAACAACTAAACCCGTTGCtgttggttttggaatatcaaagcCCGAGCATGTTAAACAG GTAGCAGGATGGGGAGCTGATGGTGTGATTGTTGGCAGTGCTATGGTGAAGGTGCTTGGAGAAGCCAAATCTCCTCAAGAGGGATTGAAAGAGCTGGAAGCTTTTGCCCGCACCTTAAAGGAGGCACTTCCTTAA
- the LOC114196135 gene encoding histone acetyltransferase GCN5 has product MTTKPTWQKLSTFDLRIPREGANPNMESHGGGPLRSRSSQSPSPSHSASASATSSIHKRKRASEDHAPPFPPSSFSADTRDGALTSNDDLESISARGADSDSDDDSEDAVVDDDEEDYDNDSSMRTFTASRLGNPPSAPRNTKLKTDNSAVKIENSDGAKDAANAGAGAMEVVGSVPGIVVKEDPTKIFTDNLQTSGAYTAREESLKKEEEAGRLKFVCHSNDGVDEHMVWLIGLKNIFARQLPNMPKEYIVRLVMDRSHKSVMVIRRNHVVGGITYRPYASQKFGEIAFCAITADEQVKGYGTRLMNHLKQYARDVDGLTHFLTYADNNAVGYFIKQGFTKEIHLEKDRWQGYIKDYDGGILMECKIDPKLPYTDLSTMIRRQRQAIDEKIRELSNCHIVYAGIDFQKKEAGIPKKIIDDIPGLREAGWTPDQWGHSRFRSLNVSTDNTTNQKHLSGFMRSLLKSMLDHADAWPFKEPVDARDVPDYYDIIKDPMDLKTMSKRVESELYYVTFEMFVADVRRMFANARTYNSPETIYYKCATRLESHFQSKVQAGLQSGSKIQ; this is encoded by the exons ATGACAACAAAACCTACGTGGCAGAAACTAAGTACCTTCGATCTTCGGATTCCGAGGGAAGGAGCAAACCCTAACATGGAGTCGCACGGCGGAGGCCCCCTTCGTTCTCGCAGTTCCCAGTCCCCTTCTCCTTCCCACTCCGCCTCAGCCTCCGCCACATCCTCAATCCACAAGCGCAAACGCGCGTCCGAGGACCACGCGCCTCCCTTCCCTCCCTCCTCTTTCTCCGCCGACACTCGCGACGGTGCCCTCACCTCCAATGACGACCTGGAGAGCATCTCCGCCCGAGGCGCCGACTCCGACTCAGACGACGACTCCGAGGACGCCGTCGTCGACGATGACGAGGAGGACTACGACAATGACTCCTCCATGCGCACCTTCACCGCCTCCAGACTCGGTAACCCTCCCTCCGCTCCCCGTAATACCAAGCTCAAGACTGATAACTCCGCTGTAAAAATTGAGAACTCCGACGGCGCAAAAGATGCCGCAAATGCCGGAGCTGGTGCCATGGAGGTAGTTGGATCCGTCCCTGGCATTGTGGTTAAGGAGGACCCGACTAAGATTTTTACAGATAATTTGCAAACGAGTGGGGCTTATACAGCTCGGGAAGAGAGTCTCAAGAAGGAG GAGGAAGCGGGAAGGCTTAAATTCGTATGCCATTCAAACGATGGTGTTGATGAGCATATGGTTTG GTTGATTGGATTGAAGAATATATTTGCTAGACAACTTCCCAATATGCCGAAGGAGTACATTGTTCGACTTGTCATGGATAG gAGCCACAAGTCTGTAATGGTCATAAGGCGTAATCACGTTGTTGGAGGCATTACATATCGCCCATATGCTAG CCAGAAGTTTGGTGAGATAGCCTTTTGTGCAATTACAGCTGATGAGCAAGTAAAGGGTTATGGTACCAGATTGATGAATCACTTAAAACAGTATGCACGTGATGTGGATGGGCTGACACATTTTCTCACATATGCTGACAACAATGCTGTTGGCTATTTTATCAAACAg GGATTTACAAAGGAGATTCACTTGGAGAAAGATCGATGGCAAGG TTATATAAAGGATTACGATGGAGGAATTTTGATGGAATGCAAGATAGATCCAAAGCTCCCTTACACTGATTTGTCAACTATGATCCGTCGTCAAAGACAG GCTATTGATGAAAAAATCAGAGAGCTGTCAAACTGTCACATAGTCTATGCTGGAATTGATTTTCAGAAG AAAGAAGCGGGCattcctaaaaaaattattgatgacATCCCCGGTTTGA GAGAGGCTGGATGGACTCCTGATCAGTGGGGTCATTCTCGATTCAGAAGTCTAAATGTCTCTACTGACAATACTACTAATCAAAAACATTTGTCTGGTTTTATGCGATCACTTCTAAAG TCTATGCTTGATCACGCCGACGCATGGCCATTCAAGGAGCCAGTTGATGCACGGGATGTCCCTGACTATTATGACATCATCAAAGATCCAATGG ATTTGAAGACAATGTCTAAGAGGGTGGAATCAGAGCTATATTATGTAACATTTGAGATGTTTGTTGCCGATGTCAGAAGAATGTTTGCAAATGCACGCACCTATAATTCTCCAGAAACCATTTATTACAAATGTGCTACAAG GTTAGAATCCCACTTTCAAAGCAAAGTACAAGCGGGTCTTCAGTCTGGCTCAAAAATTCAGTAG